A window of the Mesorhizobium opportunistum WSM2075 genome harbors these coding sequences:
- the infC gene encoding translation initiation factor IF-3 encodes MRRPFKAAAPTKDGPRSNRDIRVPRVQLIDAEGQNRGDVSINDALLLAEEAGLDLVEISPNAVPPVVKILDLGKLKYANQKKAAEARKNQKVIEIKEIKMRPNIDSHDYETKMKAVRRFFEEGDKVKLTLRFRGREMAHMELGMQLLNKVREEVATIAKVEAEPKLEGRQMMMVLAPR; translated from the coding sequence ATTCGCAGACCTTTCAAAGCAGCGGCGCCGACCAAGGATGGGCCGCGCTCCAACCGTGATATCCGGGTTCCCCGGGTCCAGCTTATCGACGCAGAAGGCCAGAACCGCGGTGATGTTTCCATCAACGACGCATTGCTGCTCGCCGAAGAGGCTGGGCTCGATCTCGTCGAAATATCGCCCAACGCGGTTCCTCCCGTCGTAAAAATCCTCGATCTCGGCAAGTTGAAATACGCCAACCAGAAGAAGGCGGCCGAGGCGCGCAAGAATCAGAAGGTCATCGAGATCAAGGAGATCAAGATGCGCCCGAACATCGACAGCCACGACTACGAGACCAAGATGAAGGCGGTTCGCCGCTTTTTCGAGGAAGGCGACAAGGTCAAGCTGACGCTGCGCTTCCGTGGCCGCGAGATGGCGCATATGGAGCTCGGCATGCAGCTTCTGAACAAGGTGCGCGAAGAAGTGGCTACCATCGCCAAGGTCGAGGCCGAGCCGAAGCTCGAAGGCCGCCAGATGATGATGGTGCTGGCGCCGCGCTAA
- a CDS encoding ISAs1 family transposase, whose protein sequence is MVFLDVFGEVPDPRDLTAQHPLPEILFVALAAVLCGATHCTEMELFARSRLDLLRQFIPLERGAPSHDTFSRVLAALDPVALNEAFMRFMAAFGEQARIDAPKGQVAVDGKSLRRAYAKGRSHMPPLVVTVFGCDTFMSLAQTVAQEGGEVQAAIAALELLSLKGLTVTADALHCHRRMTKTVRDGGGHYVIAIKGNQSKLAAEANTALDKAAAGKATKFHQTEEDAHGRHEVRRAFVIPFAQTPGKNALVDLCAIGRVESWRTVEGKTTHKVRCYALSRKMPAHELLATVRRHWSIENDLHWQLDVLLGEDHIRGRKNNTAANHAILRRLTLNVLRADPEKIPLSHKRLKARWADQDLLSLFTHMR, encoded by the coding sequence ATGGTGTTCCTGGATGTATTCGGCGAGGTTCCGGACCCGCGGGACTTGACCGCGCAGCATCCGTTGCCGGAGATTTTGTTCGTCGCGCTTGCGGCGGTACTTTGCGGGGCGACGCACTGCACGGAGATGGAGCTGTTTGCCAGGAGCCGGCTCGATTTGTTGCGCCAGTTCATCCCGCTCGAGCGTGGCGCGCCCAGCCACGACACCTTCAGCCGGGTGCTGGCGGCTCTCGATCCTGTCGCCCTCAACGAGGCCTTCATGCGCTTCATGGCCGCGTTCGGCGAGCAGGCGCGCATCGATGCGCCGAAAGGCCAGGTCGCCGTCGACGGCAAGAGCCTCAGGCGCGCCTATGCCAAGGGCCGCTCGCATATGCCGCCGCTGGTGGTGACCGTCTTTGGCTGCGACACCTTCATGAGCTTGGCCCAGACCGTGGCGCAGGAGGGCGGCGAGGTGCAGGCCGCGATTGCGGCGCTCGAATTGTTGTCGCTCAAAGGCTTGACCGTCACCGCCGACGCCTTGCACTGCCATCGCCGCATGACCAAGACCGTGCGCGACGGCGGTGGCCATTACGTGATCGCCATCAAAGGCAACCAGTCGAAGCTGGCCGCCGAAGCCAACACCGCCCTCGACAAGGCGGCGGCGGGCAAAGCAACCAAGTTCCATCAGACCGAAGAGGACGCGCATGGCCGTCACGAGGTGCGGCGTGCCTTCGTCATTCCCTTCGCGCAGACGCCGGGCAAGAATGCACTCGTCGACCTTTGCGCCATCGGCCGTGTCGAAAGCTGGCGCACCGTCGAGGGCAAGACCACACACAAGGTCCGATGCTATGCGCTGTCGCGCAAAATGCCGGCACACGAACTGCTGGCCACAGTACGCCGCCACTGGAGCATCGAGAATGACCTGCACTGGCAACTCGACGTCCTGCTCGGCGAAGATCACATCAGAGGCCGCAAGAACAACACAGCCGCCAACCATGCCATACTTCGGCGCCTCACCCTCAATGTTCTCAGAGCTGACCCCGAAAAAATCCCGCTCAGCCACAAACGACTCAAAGCACGATGGGCCGATCAAGACCTGCTCAGCCTCTTTACTCATATGCGATAG
- the rpmI gene encoding 50S ribosomal protein L35 gives MPKMKTKSAAKKRFKITGTGKVLSAAAGKRHGMIKRSNKFIRNARGTMVLAEPDGKKVIKNFLPNGL, from the coding sequence ATGCCCAAGATGAAGACCAAGTCGGCCGCCAAGAAGCGGTTCAAGATCACAGGTACGGGTAAAGTCCTGTCGGCTGCGGCCGGCAAGCGTCACGGCATGATCAAGCGTTCCAACAAGTTCATTCGAAATGCCCGCGGCACGATGGTTCTGGCTGAACCGGATGGCAAGAAGGTCATCAAGAATTTTCTGCCGAACGGCCTCTGA
- a CDS encoding GFA family protein codes for MTEAHTGGCRCGAVRFEVSVEPHHVSYCHCGDCRRASGAPVSAFVGFPVDKVAFTGKALKMYENGPVTRSFCGICGSPIAYVDDRLEDDIYFVLGAMDRPADFKPTQHAYVSEQLPFLHMSDDLPRHLKTSVKRPDGTIQ; via the coding sequence GTGACAGAAGCCCACACCGGCGGCTGCCGCTGCGGTGCCGTGCGGTTCGAGGTCTCCGTCGAACCGCATCACGTCAGCTATTGCCACTGCGGCGATTGCCGACGGGCCAGCGGCGCGCCCGTATCGGCCTTTGTCGGCTTCCCGGTCGACAAGGTGGCGTTTACGGGCAAGGCGTTGAAGATGTACGAGAACGGACCGGTGACGCGTTCGTTCTGCGGCATCTGCGGCTCGCCGATCGCCTATGTCGATGACCGGCTCGAAGACGACATCTACTTCGTGCTCGGCGCCATGGACAGGCCGGCCGATTTCAAGCCGACACAGCATGCCTATGTGAGCGAGCAGCTTCCTTTCCTGCATATGTCCGACGACCTGCCAAGACATTTGAAAACAAGCGTCAAAAGACCAGACGGAACAATCCAATGA
- a CDS encoding aldo/keto reductase, whose protein sequence is MQTRKLGTELNVYPVGLGCMGMSFAYGGQPEAEAIATLRRAVDIGVNFFDTAEVYGPYENEVLVGKALKPVRDKVTIATKFGFKILEEGTGTDRMAGVDSRPEHVKAVAEASLKRLGTDVIDLYYQHRVDPNVPIEDTVGAMAELVREGKVRALGLSEASAATIRWAHAVHPIAAVQSEYSLWSRDPEDEVFAVCRELGIGFVPYSPLGRGLLTGTIAKPEALSDDDWRRTLPRFQTNAMEANAKIVATLEKLAAEKGVTSAQLALAWVLHQGDFIVPIPGARKIRHLEQNTAAAGIELSAAEVAAIGDALSPDKVVGKRYTEELLALVNG, encoded by the coding sequence ATGCAAACCCGCAAGCTAGGAACTGAATTGAACGTCTACCCCGTCGGCCTCGGCTGCATGGGCATGAGCTTCGCCTATGGCGGCCAGCCGGAGGCTGAAGCGATCGCCACATTGCGCCGCGCCGTCGACATCGGCGTCAATTTCTTCGACACGGCGGAGGTCTACGGCCCCTATGAGAACGAGGTTCTGGTCGGCAAGGCGCTGAAGCCGGTGCGCGACAAGGTGACCATCGCCACCAAATTCGGCTTCAAGATCCTGGAGGAAGGCACGGGCACCGACCGCATGGCCGGCGTCGACAGCCGCCCCGAGCACGTCAAGGCTGTCGCCGAGGCGTCGCTGAAGCGACTGGGCACTGATGTGATCGACCTCTACTACCAGCATCGCGTCGACCCCAACGTGCCGATCGAGGACACGGTCGGCGCCATGGCCGAACTGGTGCGCGAGGGCAAGGTACGGGCGCTCGGTCTGTCGGAAGCGAGTGCCGCGACCATCCGCTGGGCGCACGCCGTGCATCCGATCGCGGCCGTGCAGAGCGAATATTCGCTGTGGAGCCGCGACCCGGAAGACGAGGTGTTCGCCGTCTGCCGCGAACTCGGCATCGGCTTCGTTCCCTACAGCCCGCTGGGTCGTGGCCTGCTGACCGGTACGATCGCCAAGCCCGAGGCCTTGAGCGACGATGACTGGCGCCGCACCTTGCCGCGTTTCCAGACCAACGCCATGGAAGCCAATGCCAAAATTGTCGCCACGCTGGAAAAGCTGGCGGCGGAAAAAGGCGTCACCTCGGCGCAGCTGGCGCTCGCCTGGGTGCTGCACCAGGGCGATTTCATCGTGCCGATCCCCGGCGCAAGAAAGATACGTCATCTGGAGCAGAACACGGCGGCGGCCGGGATCGAGCTGAGCGCGGCCGAGGTGGCGGCGATCGGTGACGCGCTGTCGCCCGATAAGGTGGTCGGCAAGCGTTACACGGAGGAGTTGCTGGCGCTGGTGAATGGGTGA
- the rplT gene encoding 50S ribosomal protein L20 has translation MARVKRGVTSHAKHKKVLKAAKGFYGRRKNTIRIAKQAVEKSLQYAYRDRKNRKRSFRALWIQRINAATHEHGLTYGRFIDGLNKAGIEIDRKILSDMAIHEPQAFAALVAKAKVALEYLKNTTPNAFESAVA, from the coding sequence ATGGCACGCGTAAAGAGAGGCGTCACCTCGCACGCCAAGCACAAGAAGGTCCTGAAAGCCGCCAAAGGCTTCTACGGCCGCCGCAAGAACACCATCCGCATCGCCAAGCAGGCGGTGGAAAAGTCGCTGCAGTACGCTTACCGCGACCGCAAGAACCGCAAGCGCTCGTTCCGCGCGCTGTGGATCCAGCGCATCAACGCCGCGACCCACGAGCACGGCCTGACCTATGGCCGCTTCATCGACGGTCTCAACAAGGCCGGCATCGAGATCGATCGCAAGATCCTGTCCGACATGGCCATCCACGAGCCGCAGGCTTTCGCCGCGCTGGTCGCCAAGGCCAAGGTCGCGCTCGAATATCTGAAGAACACCACGCCGAACGCTTTTGAAAGCGCTGTCGCCTAA
- a CDS encoding methyltransferase family protein: MDNELKYGLGNYQQMRRLVLAVLVVVLFLALLFGQSTFPPDTPVHETIEMFGVLLIFLGIVGRLWATLYIGGRKSSEVVTGGPYSITRNPLYVFSTLAAAGVGAQIGSFSGIILFALLCAGAFHIVILREEKFLKEALGAPYAAYLARVPRFFPNLSLYQEGDTGSFKPRLLLTTLLDGLVFLVALPAFELIDGAQQSGMLPVWFTLP, from the coding sequence TTGGACAACGAACTCAAATACGGGCTGGGCAATTACCAGCAGATGCGCCGGCTCGTGCTTGCCGTGCTCGTGGTGGTGCTGTTTCTGGCACTGCTGTTTGGTCAGTCGACCTTCCCACCCGACACGCCGGTGCATGAGACGATCGAGATGTTCGGCGTGCTGCTGATCTTCCTCGGCATCGTCGGCCGCCTCTGGGCGACGCTCTATATAGGCGGGCGCAAATCGTCCGAAGTAGTGACGGGCGGACCCTATTCGATCACCCGCAACCCGCTCTATGTGTTCTCGACACTGGCCGCGGCCGGCGTCGGCGCGCAGATCGGCTCGTTCTCCGGCATCATCCTGTTCGCGCTGCTGTGCGCGGGTGCCTTCCATATCGTTATCCTGCGCGAGGAGAAATTCCTCAAGGAAGCGCTCGGCGCACCCTATGCCGCCTATCTGGCGCGGGTGCCGCGCTTCTTCCCGAACCTTTCCCTCTACCAGGAAGGCGATACCGGAAGCTTCAAGCCGCGTCTGCTGTTGACCACGCTGCTCGACGGCCTGGTGTTCCTCGTTGCACTGCCGGCCTTCGAACTGATCGACGGCGCCCAGCAGTCGGGCATGCTGCCGGTGTGGTTCACGCTGCCCTGA
- a CDS encoding LysR family transcriptional regulator: MNRANLSQLAVLATVAQCGSFRGAAKELAIAPSAVSHAVSSLEARLGVRLLSRSTRSVAPTEEGARLLERLRPALSEIDLALETAVEARDRPAGNLRLSVPRTAAHLVLTPRLGAFAAAYPDIVLEIVVEDRFTDVVEGGFDAGVRLGESLQRDMIAVRIGPDIRGAVVGAPSYFEAMPIPRHPRDLADHRCIRFRFSSGILYRWEFEKGREAIEMAVEGPLILDEDHLIAQAAVDGAGLAFVFEPYVRAPLADGRLIRVLEDWCPSFDGFFVYYPSRRQMRPALRAFVDFFKVSA; encoded by the coding sequence ATGAACCGAGCGAACCTTTCCCAACTGGCCGTGCTCGCAACCGTCGCCCAATGCGGCAGCTTCCGCGGCGCCGCCAAGGAGTTGGCGATCGCGCCGTCGGCGGTCAGCCACGCGGTGTCCAGCCTGGAAGCCCGGCTTGGTGTTCGCCTCCTGTCGCGCAGCACACGCAGTGTCGCGCCCACCGAAGAAGGTGCGCGGCTGCTGGAACGGCTGCGGCCGGCGCTGTCCGAGATCGACCTGGCGCTGGAGACGGCGGTCGAGGCGCGCGACCGGCCAGCCGGCAATCTGCGCCTCAGCGTGCCGCGCACGGCAGCGCATCTGGTGCTGACGCCAAGGCTGGGCGCTTTTGCGGCAGCCTACCCCGACATCGTGCTTGAGATCGTCGTCGAGGATCGCTTCACCGACGTGGTGGAAGGTGGCTTCGATGCCGGCGTGCGACTGGGTGAGAGCCTGCAGCGCGACATGATCGCGGTGCGCATCGGGCCGGATATTCGCGGTGCGGTGGTCGGCGCGCCGTCCTATTTCGAAGCGATGCCGATCCCGCGCCATCCGCGCGACCTTGCCGATCATCGCTGCATCCGTTTCCGCTTTTCCAGCGGCATCCTCTATCGCTGGGAATTCGAGAAGGGGCGCGAGGCGATCGAGATGGCGGTGGAAGGACCGCTTATCCTCGACGAGGACCATCTGATCGCGCAGGCCGCGGTCGACGGCGCCGGGCTGGCCTTCGTTTTCGAGCCCTATGTCCGCGCGCCGCTCGCCGACGGCAGGCTGATCCGCGTGCTGGAGGACTGGTGCCCGTCCTTCGACGGGTTCTTCGTTTACTATCCGAGCCGCCGCCAGATGCGTCCGGCACTCAGGGCTTTCGTCGATTTCTTCAAGGTGAGCGCATGA
- the pheT gene encoding phenylalanine--tRNA ligase subunit beta yields the protein MKFTLSWLKDHLETDATLAEIVERLTSIGLEVEHVDDKSSLKPFVIAKVLTAVQHPDADRLRVLTVDTGDGKPPVQVVCGAPNARAGLIGAFAAPGTYVPGIDVTLTVGKIRGVESHGMMCSERELELSDEHNGIIDLPADAPVGTSFATYAHLDDPVIEINLTPNRPDATSVYGIARDLAASGLGRLVGGAIMPHAGSGMCPVKVKIVAPELCPGFALRLVKGVKNGPSPKWLQQRLIAIGLRPISALVDITNYVTFDRGRPLHVFDARKVAGNLVVRRARNGEKVLALDGREYTLTPEMCVIADDDGVESIAGIMGGEHSGCDENTTDVLVESALWDPITTARTGRTLGIITDARYRFERGVDPEFMVPGVELATKLVLDFCGGTPTEIEVAGYGGHQPKMVSFPLSDIRRLTGIEVPRAESLDILSRLGFTADGSGDVVNVTVPSWRPDVDGKADLVEEVMRIHGVDNIAPQPLGAHDAVNAKILTTLQVRTRTAKRALAVRGMMEAVTWSFIPARHAELFGGGQTALKLANPIAADMSDMRPSLLPGLIAAAQRNADKGIGDVALFEVSGTYEGDGADQQRRVAAGVRRGTAKLDGSGRNWAGNSGAVGVFDAKADAIAALEACGAPVDRLQIEPGGPAWYHPGRSGTIKLGPKTVLGTFGEFHPKTLEGLDVSGPLCGFEVFVDAVPEPKAKPTKTKPKLELSAFQAVKRDFAFVVDRSVEAGTLVRAALAADKKLITGVSVFDIFEGASLGADKKSIAIEVSIQPVEKTLTDEDFEALAKRIVENVGKQTGGVLRG from the coding sequence ATGAAATTCACCCTCTCCTGGCTCAAGGACCATCTCGAGACCGACGCCACGCTCGCTGAGATCGTCGAGCGGCTGACCTCGATCGGCCTCGAAGTCGAGCATGTCGACGACAAGTCGAGCCTGAAACCCTTCGTCATCGCCAAGGTGCTGACGGCGGTGCAGCACCCCGATGCCGACCGGCTGCGGGTGCTGACCGTCGATACCGGCGACGGCAAGCCACCCGTGCAGGTGGTGTGTGGAGCGCCGAACGCCCGCGCGGGCCTGATCGGCGCCTTTGCCGCGCCCGGCACCTATGTGCCCGGCATCGACGTGACGCTGACGGTCGGCAAGATCCGGGGCGTCGAAAGCCATGGCATGATGTGCTCCGAGCGCGAACTGGAGCTTTCCGACGAGCATAACGGCATCATCGACCTGCCCGCCGATGCGCCGGTCGGCACCAGCTTCGCGACCTATGCGCATCTCGACGATCCGGTCATCGAGATCAATCTGACGCCGAACCGGCCTGATGCGACCAGCGTCTACGGCATCGCCAGGGACCTGGCGGCGAGCGGACTTGGCCGCCTCGTCGGTGGCGCGATCATGCCCCATGCCGGCAGCGGCATGTGCCCCGTCAAGGTGAAGATCGTGGCGCCGGAGCTCTGTCCCGGCTTCGCGCTCAGGCTGGTCAAGGGCGTGAAGAACGGCCCGTCGCCGAAATGGCTGCAGCAGCGGCTGATCGCCATTGGCCTTCGGCCGATCAGCGCGCTGGTCGACATCACCAATTACGTCACCTTCGATCGTGGCCGGCCGCTGCATGTGTTCGATGCCAGGAAGGTCGCCGGCAACCTCGTCGTGCGCCGCGCGCGCAATGGCGAGAAGGTGCTGGCGCTCGACGGCCGCGAATACACGCTGACGCCGGAGATGTGCGTCATCGCTGACGACGATGGCGTCGAGTCGATCGCCGGCATCATGGGCGGCGAGCATTCCGGCTGCGACGAGAACACCACCGACGTGCTGGTCGAATCCGCGCTTTGGGACCCGATCACCACCGCCCGCACCGGCCGCACGCTCGGCATCATCACCGATGCGCGCTACCGCTTCGAACGCGGCGTCGATCCCGAATTCATGGTGCCAGGCGTGGAACTGGCGACGAAACTGGTGCTCGATTTCTGCGGCGGCACGCCGACGGAGATCGAAGTGGCCGGCTATGGCGGCCACCAGCCCAAGATGGTCTCCTTCCCGCTGTCGGACATTAGGCGCCTGACCGGGATCGAGGTGCCGAGAGCGGAAAGCCTGGACATTCTCTCGCGCCTCGGTTTCACGGCGGACGGATCGGGCGATGTCGTCAACGTCACGGTGCCCTCGTGGCGCCCCGATGTCGACGGCAAGGCCGACCTGGTCGAGGAGGTGATGCGCATCCACGGCGTCGACAACATCGCGCCGCAGCCGCTCGGCGCGCATGACGCGGTCAATGCAAAGATCCTCACCACGCTGCAGGTGCGCACCCGCACGGCCAAGCGCGCATTGGCAGTGCGCGGCATGATGGAGGCCGTCACATGGTCGTTCATCCCGGCCAGGCATGCCGAATTGTTCGGCGGCGGCCAGACAGCGCTCAAGCTCGCCAACCCGATCGCCGCCGACATGTCCGACATGCGGCCCTCGCTGCTTCCGGGGCTGATCGCCGCTGCCCAGCGCAATGCCGACAAGGGCATCGGCGACGTGGCACTGTTCGAAGTCTCGGGCACCTATGAGGGCGACGGCGCCGACCAGCAGCGCCGCGTCGCCGCCGGCGTGCGCCGCGGCACCGCCAAGCTCGACGGCTCAGGCCGCAACTGGGCCGGCAATTCCGGCGCGGTTGGCGTGTTCGACGCCAAGGCCGATGCGATCGCGGCGCTCGAAGCCTGCGGCGCGCCGGTCGACCGGCTGCAGATCGAGCCCGGCGGTCCGGCCTGGTACCATCCCGGCCGCTCCGGCACGATCAAGCTCGGGCCGAAAACGGTGCTGGGCACCTTCGGCGAGTTCCACCCGAAGACGCTGGAAGGGCTCGACGTCTCCGGACCGCTGTGCGGCTTCGAAGTGTTCGTCGACGCCGTGCCCGAGCCGAAGGCCAAGCCGACGAAGACCAAGCCGAAGCTGGAGCTTTCCGCCTTCCAGGCGGTGAAGCGCGACTTCGCCTTCGTCGTCGATAGATCCGTCGAGGCCGGCACGCTGGTGCGCGCCGCCCTTGCCGCCGACAAGAAGCTGATCACTGGTGTCTCGGTCTTCGACATCTTCGAGGGTGCATCGCTCGGCGCCGACAAGAAATCGATCGCCATCGAAGTGTCGATCCAGCCGGTCGAAAAGACGCTGACCGACGAGGATTTCGAGGCGCTCGCCAAACGCATCGTCGAGAATGTCGGCAAGCAGACCGGTGGTGTTCTGCGCGGCTAG
- a CDS encoding alpha/beta hydrolase produces MTATPPIFLDVDGSRIAVRHSTGSTPGIVWLGGYKSDMLGTKAETLSDWAASESRAFLRHDYSGHGESGGAFADGTISTWLSQSLAVFRHFTRGNQILVGSSMGAWIALRMVQELRKAGDASVVGLVLLAPAPDFTAELVEPVLTKAQKRDLAKKGFFAKPSDYSQEPYIYTRALIEDGRDNRVMTGPIDTHCPVHILQGLADADVPSSHALKLVSLLPADDVTLSLIPDGDHRLSRPQDLDMLVRSVGDMAKRG; encoded by the coding sequence ATGACCGCCACGCCGCCAATCTTCCTGGATGTTGATGGATCGCGCATCGCGGTGCGCCATTCGACGGGTTCCACGCCGGGTATTGTCTGGCTCGGCGGCTACAAGTCGGACATGCTGGGCACGAAGGCTGAGACGCTGTCGGACTGGGCCGCGAGCGAAAGCCGGGCTTTCCTGCGCCATGACTATTCGGGCCATGGCGAATCCGGCGGCGCCTTTGCCGACGGCACGATTTCGACATGGCTGTCGCAGAGCCTTGCCGTGTTCCGCCATTTCACAAGGGGCAATCAGATCCTGGTCGGCTCCTCGATGGGCGCCTGGATCGCGCTGCGCATGGTGCAGGAATTGCGCAAGGCGGGCGACGCAAGCGTCGTCGGCCTGGTGCTGCTGGCGCCGGCGCCGGATTTTACCGCCGAACTGGTCGAACCGGTGCTGACCAAGGCGCAGAAACGCGACCTCGCAAAAAAGGGGTTCTTCGCCAAGCCGTCGGATTATTCCCAGGAACCCTACATCTACACGCGCGCCTTGATCGAGGACGGGCGCGACAACCGGGTGATGACGGGCCCGATCGACACCCATTGCCCGGTTCACATCCTGCAGGGCCTGGCCGATGCGGATGTGCCGTCGAGCCACGCGCTGAAGCTGGTCAGCCTGCTGCCGGCCGACGATGTCACATTGTCGCTCATTCCTGACGGCGACCACCGCCTGTCGCGGCCGCAGGATCTCGACATGCTGGTGCGGTCGGTCGGTGACATGGCCAAGCGGGGCTGA
- a CDS encoding nucleotidyltransferase family protein, whose amino-acid sequence MDHLRYSGLPFEAQRAVFLDIVSADPLVQDALVRAHSLDLPDWLVVSGALYNSVWNHLTGKPSSYGIKDVDLFYFDDADLSYEAEDAIIRRAAQHFEGLALPVEVRNQARVHLWYPQKFGQPCPRYTSSSDSVGHFASKTHAVGVRYGGDGQLELVAPFGVDDIFSFRITPNRVMDNQRTHDAKGARARECWPEIAVVPW is encoded by the coding sequence ATGGACCATCTGCGCTATTCCGGGCTGCCGTTCGAAGCACAACGAGCGGTGTTTCTCGATATCGTCTCGGCGGACCCGCTGGTCCAGGACGCGCTGGTGCGGGCGCACTCGCTCGACCTGCCGGACTGGCTGGTGGTTTCCGGTGCGCTCTACAACAGCGTCTGGAACCATCTGACCGGCAAGCCTTCGAGCTACGGCATCAAGGATGTCGACTTGTTCTATTTCGATGATGCGGATTTATCCTACGAAGCCGAGGACGCCATCATTCGCCGGGCGGCACAGCATTTCGAAGGGCTGGCATTGCCGGTCGAGGTGCGCAACCAGGCGCGGGTGCATCTGTGGTACCCGCAGAAGTTCGGACAGCCCTGCCCGCGCTATACGAGTTCCAGCGACTCGGTTGGGCATTTTGCCTCGAAGACCCATGCGGTCGGGGTGCGATACGGGGGTGACGGGCAATTGGAGTTGGTGGCGCCGTTCGGGGTCGACGATATCTTTTCGTTTCGCATCACACCGAACCGGGTGATGGACAACCAGCGCACGCATGATGCGAAGGGGGCGCGGGCGAGGGAATGTTGGCCGGAGATTGCGGTGGTGCCTTGGTGA
- the pheS gene encoding phenylalanine--tRNA ligase subunit alpha: MNATAGNLEALEDSLLADIASAADEPAIEAVRIAAFGKKGTVSEMLKTLGAMTPGERQVKGPAINGLKNRVTEALTARKAELKDVAIAARLAAEKVDVTLPVRQSPAERGRIHPISQVIDEIAAIFGDLGFAIAEGPDIETDYYNFTALNFPEGHPAREMHDTFFFQPDEKGERKLLRTHTSPVQIRTMEKQKPPIRIVIPGKTYRQDSDATHSPMFHQVEGLVIDKSANVANMKWVLEEFCKAFFEVPSVKMRFRPSFFPFTEPSLEVDIQCDRSRPGEVRFGEGSDWMEILGCGMVHPNVLRAGGLDPDEYQGFAWGMGIDRIAMLKYGMPDLRAFFDADVRWLSHYGFRPLDMPTLFGGLSA, encoded by the coding sequence GTGAACGCCACCGCTGGAAATCTTGAAGCCCTAGAAGATTCGCTTCTGGCCGACATCGCGTCGGCGGCCGATGAGCCGGCGATCGAGGCCGTGCGCATCGCTGCCTTCGGCAAGAAGGGCACCGTGTCCGAGATGCTGAAAACGCTGGGCGCCATGACCCCCGGGGAGCGCCAGGTCAAAGGCCCTGCCATTAATGGCCTCAAGAACCGTGTCACCGAGGCGCTGACCGCCCGCAAGGCCGAGTTGAAGGACGTGGCGATCGCCGCGCGGCTGGCCGCCGAGAAGGTCGACGTGACGCTGCCGGTGCGGCAATCGCCGGCCGAGCGCGGCCGCATCCATCCGATCAGCCAGGTCATCGACGAGATCGCGGCGATCTTCGGTGACCTCGGCTTCGCGATCGCCGAAGGGCCGGATATCGAGACCGACTATTACAATTTCACCGCGCTGAATTTCCCGGAAGGCCACCCGGCGCGCGAGATGCACGACACTTTCTTCTTCCAGCCGGACGAGAAGGGCGAGCGCAAGCTTTTGCGCACGCACACCTCCCCGGTGCAGATCCGCACCATGGAGAAGCAGAAGCCGCCGATCCGCATCGTCATTCCGGGCAAGACCTACCGCCAGGATTCCGACGCCACCCACTCGCCGATGTTCCATCAGGTCGAAGGACTGGTGATCGACAAGTCGGCCAATGTCGCCAACATGAAGTGGGTGCTGGAGGAGTTCTGCAAGGCCTTCTTCGAGGTGCCCTCGGTCAAGATGCGCTTCCGGCCGTCCTTCTTCCCGTTCACCGAGCCAAGCCTCGAGGTCGACATCCAGTGCGACCGCTCGCGGCCAGGCGAAGTGCGCTTCGGCGAAGGCTCCGACTGGATGGAGATCCTCGGCTGCGGCATGGTGCACCCCAACGTGCTGCGTGCCGGCGGGCTTGATCCCGACGAATACCAGGGCTTTGCCTGGGGCATGGGCATCGACCGCATCGCCATGCTGAAATACGGCATGCCGGACCTGCGCGCCTTCTTCGATGCCGATGTCCGCTGGCTGTCGCATTACGGCTTCCGGCCGCTCGACATGCCGACCCTGTTCGGGGGCCTGAGCGCGTGA